From the genome of Penaeus monodon isolate SGIC_2016 chromosome 16, NSTDA_Pmon_1, whole genome shotgun sequence, one region includes:
- the LOC119582907 gene encoding piggyBac transposable element-derived protein 3-like: MEKGFLDDRGQLHTPLEYFRRFIINEMIESIVTYANQYIVQKTGTCINTTVKESEQVIRLVLRMGIIEMPGIRVYSEDNTRYGPVADIIGRKIGQHILRCLHFVDNEAIFDEGKTDKLWKIRPSEIFCEPCPLAISGEKQSIDEMMIPFKGLFSQIKQCLRGKPNPWGFKGWCCCSTDGMLHDFEVYQMKAGTKGKKSSLGVAREVFRKLSATLPQQKN; this comes from the coding sequence ATGGAGAAAGGATTTCTTGATGATCGAGGACAGCTCCACACTCCACTAGAGTACTTTCGCCGGttcataataaatgaaatgattgaGTCCATTGTTACTTATGCTAATCAGTATATCGTTCAGAAAACTGGTACATGTATAAATACCACAGTGAAGGAGAGTGAGCAAGTAATACGACTTGTACTTCGTATGGGTATCATCGAAATGCCTGGTATCCGTGTTTACTCTGAAGACAATACCCGCTATGGACCTGTGGCAGATATAATTGGAAGGAAAATAGGACAACACATTCTAAGGTGTCTGCACTTTGTGGACAATGAAGCCATTTTTGATGAAGGTAAAACTGACAAGCTATGGAAGATTCGACCATCCGAGATTTTTTGTGAGCCGTGTCCTTTGGCCATCTCTGGGGAAAAGCAATcaattgatgaaatgatgattccATTCAAGGGTCTATTCAGTCAAATCAAGCAGTGTCTCCGAGGAAAGCCCAATCCATGGGGTTTCAAAGGTTGGTGCTGCTGCAGTACTGATGGAATGCTTCATGATTTCGAGGTGTATCAAATGAAAGCAGGGACGAAAGGAAAGAAGAGTTCACTAGGTGTTGCTAGAGAGGTCTTCAGAAAACTAAGTGCTACCCTTCCACAACAGAAAAACTAA